The Ignatzschineria rhizosphaerae genome contains a region encoding:
- a CDS encoding sodium:solute symporter family protein, which yields MSISIIIFAAIILFTLGIAFYAGKQSNKQSVGDYLVGGRSFSVMILFFLAVGEIYGIGTIIGFPGGVYAGGFSYGIWFLAYIVLSYSFGYFISPLIWRAGHQYNALTAADIFKEHFSSRSLELVVAVVLLMFLVPWAQLQFEGLIVTLNALGYDIPPYIGVVIAGAIAYIYISVSGVRSPALISIFKDIILFAAIVVVGIAVYQKVGGVEPLFLGAKAKGAILKFQNGSEINFAISTIILQSITFYCLPHLITVVFTSKSEKTIQKAQRFMPLYMLMFPFLIATSYYAMIYLPHLSDKPNHTFIVTAIDLLPSWVIGFIAAGAALSGFLLLSVISLAVAGLIVRNIIPNVPERSQRRYSQTSVLIYLVISMIITVALPSLMLNLISTAYGGFSQIVPGIFAIIFFKRATAKGIMAGIVVGIIVVFILYFGKISIYAINPGIIAVIFNIATLIVVSAFTQKEVVNRTPIAHLN from the coding sequence ATGTCTATATCCATTATCATTTTTGCAGCGATTATTCTCTTTACCTTAGGAATCGCCTTTTATGCCGGTAAGCAATCGAATAAGCAGAGTGTTGGCGATTACTTAGTAGGCGGAAGATCCTTTAGTGTCATGATTCTCTTTTTCTTAGCGGTGGGGGAAATTTATGGAATAGGGACGATTATTGGTTTTCCCGGCGGTGTTTATGCCGGCGGCTTTAGTTATGGAATCTGGTTTTTAGCCTATATCGTCCTCTCTTACTCCTTTGGATATTTTATCTCCCCGCTGATTTGGCGTGCTGGACATCAGTATAATGCATTAACAGCCGCTGATATTTTTAAAGAGCACTTTTCTAGCCGTAGTTTAGAGTTAGTAGTGGCGGTGGTGTTATTGATGTTCTTAGTCCCATGGGCGCAGCTTCAATTTGAAGGGTTAATTGTTACGCTTAATGCATTAGGTTACGATATTCCTCCTTATATCGGTGTGGTGATTGCCGGCGCTATTGCTTATATCTATATCTCTGTTTCAGGAGTACGCTCTCCAGCGCTGATTTCTATTTTTAAAGATATTATTCTTTTTGCCGCGATCGTTGTGGTGGGAATTGCCGTATATCAAAAAGTTGGCGGTGTGGAGCCCCTATTTTTAGGTGCTAAAGCTAAAGGTGCGATTTTGAAATTCCAAAATGGTTCTGAGATTAACTTTGCAATCTCCACCATTATTTTGCAATCGATCACGTTTTATTGCTTACCTCATCTAATTACCGTTGTATTTACCAGTAAATCAGAGAAAACAATTCAAAAAGCGCAGCGCTTTATGCCTCTTTATATGCTGATGTTCCCATTTTTAATTGCGACATCTTACTATGCGATGATTTATCTGCCACATCTATCAGATAAGCCTAATCATACCTTTATTGTCACAGCGATTGACCTCTTGCCTTCATGGGTAATTGGCTTTATTGCCGCAGGTGCTGCATTATCTGGATTCTTACTTCTCTCTGTAATTTCGTTAGCCGTTGCCGGATTAATTGTTCGTAATATTATTCCTAATGTGCCAGAGAGATCTCAGCGCCGTTATTCTCAAACAAGCGTTTTGATCTATCTTGTGATCTCTATGATTATTACAGTTGCATTGCCAAGTTTGATGTTAAATTTAATTAGCACAGCCTATGGCGGATTTAGTCAGATTGTGCCGGGGATCTTTGCAATTATCTTCTTCAAACGCGCAACGGCAAAAGGGATTATGGCAGGAATCGTTGTGGGAATTATCGTGGTATTTATCCTGTACTTTGGCAAGATCAGTATTTATGCGATTAATCCTGGCATTATTGCCGTGATCTTTAATATTGCTACATTAATTGTAGTCAGCGCTTTCACACAAAAAGAGGTCGTTAATCGCACGCCCATTGCCCATTTAAACTAA
- a CDS encoding DUF3311 domain-containing protein, with product MAKGKLYSFILSVVIPYLGIFGGIYFFRFSEKMVFGFPILYFWIFLWFFLTTICLSLAWMLFDKDDARSAKEGK from the coding sequence ATGGCTAAAGGTAAGCTTTATAGCTTTATTCTCAGTGTTGTAATTCCCTATCTAGGGATATTTGGTGGTATTTACTTCTTTAGATTTTCAGAAAAAATGGTGTTTGGATTCCCCATTCTCTATTTTTGGATTTTTCTTTGGTTCTTTTTAACAACTATCTGCTTATCACTGGCATGGATGTTATTCGATAAAGATGATGCGCGTAGCGCAAAAGAGGGGAAGTAA
- a CDS encoding FadR/GntR family transcriptional regulator: MNLFESSKEKKLYQQVASTLAKQIQQKEYLPGERLPSERTLAEKLDISRATVREAIIALEILGFVEIRMGAGIYVVESPTIHSDISIESSTKNEITPNELIEIRLLVEPEFAELATQNATQEDLEDFRKLQAATERINSLQDHYYFDKKFHLLIAEATKNPLARNIMKQIWESAEQSVMPTNFNKHYVTKHSWDISVYEHKEIINAILLRDKKLARHAMYSHLTGVLLRLR; encoded by the coding sequence ATGAATTTATTTGAATCATCTAAAGAGAAAAAACTCTATCAACAAGTTGCAAGCACCCTCGCAAAACAGATTCAGCAGAAAGAATATCTGCCAGGAGAACGTTTACCATCAGAGAGAACGCTTGCTGAAAAGCTTGATATTAGCAGAGCTACCGTACGGGAAGCGATTATTGCTTTAGAGATTTTGGGCTTTGTTGAGATTCGCATGGGCGCGGGAATTTATGTTGTAGAATCCCCCACGATTCATAGTGATATCAGTATTGAATCATCCACTAAAAATGAGATTACCCCCAACGAACTGATCGAAATCAGGCTCTTAGTAGAACCTGAATTTGCAGAGCTAGCCACGCAAAATGCAACGCAAGAAGACTTAGAAGACTTTCGAAAATTACAAGCGGCAACAGAGCGTATCAATAGTCTGCAAGATCATTACTATTTTGATAAAAAATTTCACCTTCTTATTGCAGAAGCAACCAAAAACCCGCTGGCACGCAATATTATGAAACAGATCTGGGAGAGCGCTGAACAGAGCGTGATGCCCACAAACTTCAATAAGCATTATGTCACTAAACACTCTTGGGATATCTCCGTTTACGAGCATAAAGAGATCATTAATGCCATTTTATTACGAGATAAAAAACTTGCTCGACATGCGATGTATAGCCACTTAACAGGAGTTTTACTTCGCCTTCGCTAA
- a CDS encoding thiamine pyrophosphate-binding protein, with the protein MMKRNGGKILMQQLANHGVKRIFMVPGESYLPCIDALNDFKTIDPIVCRQESGAAYMAEAYGKMTGEPGICFVTRGPGATNASIGVHTAFQDSTPMILFVGQVGNDIYDKEAFQEIDYVSMFSKVAKWVVQINQTERIPEYISRAFHIATSGRPGPVVIALPEDVLWGEAEIQDITRYVPVKSYPHPQDLEKFQTLLEEAKNPLMIIGGSRWSKEAVTQIQDFAKKFEIPVTCSWRRLECFDHHHPNFAGHMGWGMSEELRHNIKNADLVIALGTRLGEETTEIYTAIESPSPKQKLIHIHPSPSELNSVYDAELSIAASVKDFAMAASTLTPTKALSREAWVTKLRNEHLATLKPLASNGAMSLDTLSSQMNELLPEDFCITVGAGNYALYPHRYIQFNGLGSSLAPTVGSMGYGLPAAISCKLENPDKTVVCYAGDGCFQMNLQELGVALQYNLGIVILVFNNGIWGTIRSHQEREFPGRPIALDFMNPNFAKLCESYEGYGEIVDKTEDFKAAFERALAFANEHHRPALLEIRYDSNNIAPGETLMGIREKSLDAHKA; encoded by the coding sequence ATGATGAAAAGAAATGGCGGAAAAATCTTAATGCAGCAATTAGCCAACCATGGCGTTAAAAGAATCTTCATGGTCCCTGGTGAAAGCTATCTTCCTTGTATCGATGCCCTCAATGATTTTAAAACCATTGACCCCATTGTCTGCCGCCAAGAGAGTGGCGCTGCTTATATGGCAGAAGCTTACGGTAAGATGACAGGTGAGCCTGGCATCTGCTTTGTTACTCGCGGCCCTGGCGCAACTAATGCGAGCATCGGTGTGCATACTGCCTTTCAAGATTCCACACCAATGATCCTCTTTGTCGGACAAGTTGGTAATGATATCTACGATAAAGAAGCATTCCAAGAGATCGACTATGTCAGCATGTTCTCTAAGGTGGCAAAATGGGTGGTACAAATTAACCAAACGGAGCGAATTCCTGAATATATCTCCCGCGCCTTTCATATTGCAACAAGCGGCAGACCAGGTCCTGTTGTAATTGCATTGCCGGAAGATGTCCTATGGGGAGAAGCTGAGATTCAAGATATTACTCGATATGTTCCGGTTAAATCTTATCCCCATCCACAAGACCTCGAAAAATTCCAAACACTTCTTGAAGAAGCTAAAAACCCGCTCATGATCATCGGTGGTAGCCGCTGGTCAAAAGAGGCTGTTACACAGATTCAAGATTTTGCGAAAAAATTTGAGATCCCTGTGACTTGCTCATGGCGTAGGCTTGAATGTTTTGATCATCATCACCCGAACTTTGCCGGACATATGGGCTGGGGCATGAGTGAAGAGCTTCGTCATAATATTAAAAATGCAGATCTTGTCATCGCTCTAGGCACACGCTTAGGGGAAGAAACAACAGAGATCTACACGGCAATTGAGAGCCCTTCCCCTAAGCAAAAACTCATTCATATCCATCCTTCCCCAAGTGAATTAAATAGCGTCTATGATGCCGAGCTTTCAATTGCTGCGTCTGTTAAAGACTTTGCAATGGCAGCATCGACCTTAACGCCAACTAAAGCCCTTTCTCGAGAAGCGTGGGTGACAAAGCTTCGTAATGAACACTTAGCCACCTTAAAGCCATTAGCTAGTAATGGTGCAATGAGCCTTGATACACTCTCAAGCCAAATGAATGAATTATTACCTGAAGATTTCTGCATTACTGTCGGCGCTGGTAACTACGCCCTGTATCCGCATCGATACATTCAATTTAATGGTCTAGGATCAAGTCTTGCACCGACAGTTGGATCAATGGGCTACGGCTTACCTGCAGCCATCTCTTGCAAGCTTGAAAACCCTGATAAAACGGTTGTTTGCTACGCCGGCGATGGATGCTTTCAGATGAATCTTCAAGAACTTGGCGTTGCCCTACAATATAACCTTGGCATTGTCATATTAGTCTTTAATAATGGCATTTGGGGAACGATCCGCTCTCACCAGGAACGAGAATTCCCAGGAAGACCTATCGCCCTTGATTTTATGAACCCCAACTTTGCAAAACTTTGCGAAAGCTATGAAGGTTATGGCGAGATCGTCGATAAAACTGAAGACTTTAAAGCTGCCTTTGAAAGAGCCTTAGCCTTTGCCAACGAGCATCATCGCCCGGCTTTACTGGAGATTCGCTACGATTCTAATAATATTGCCCCTGGTGAAACCTTAATGGGGATTCGCGAAAAATCTCTCGACGCTCATAAAGCCTAA
- a CDS encoding aspartate/glutamate racemase family protein, giving the protein MKKIGLIGGMSWESTALYYQWINREVQKRLGGLHSAKMIVTSVDFAEIEKMQSQGDWDLAAKVLADEAKALESAGADCVVLCTNTMHKLAKEIEDAISIPFIHVAKATGEAILAENITNVALLGTAFTMEQEFYKSRLEEMGISVMIPDERDRKVVHEIIYQELCRGMILESSKRTYCEIVEKLIAQGAQGVILGCTEITMLIGDVKFTIPTFDTTHLHALKAVDFSLQ; this is encoded by the coding sequence ATGAAAAAAATTGGTTTAATCGGTGGCATGAGCTGGGAGTCAACGGCGCTTTATTACCAATGGATTAATCGTGAAGTACAAAAACGATTAGGGGGATTACATTCTGCCAAAATGATTGTGACAAGCGTTGATTTTGCAGAGATCGAGAAGATGCAAAGCCAAGGAGATTGGGATTTAGCCGCCAAGGTTTTAGCAGATGAAGCAAAGGCGCTTGAAAGCGCTGGGGCTGATTGCGTTGTACTTTGCACCAATACGATGCATAAATTAGCGAAAGAGATAGAAGATGCTATTTCTATACCTTTTATCCATGTTGCCAAAGCAACAGGGGAAGCGATCTTAGCGGAGAATATTACTAATGTTGCGCTCTTAGGAACTGCTTTTACGATGGAGCAGGAATTTTATAAATCCCGTTTAGAAGAGATGGGGATATCAGTCATGATTCCAGATGAGAGAGATCGTAAAGTAGTTCATGAGATTATCTATCAAGAACTTTGCCGAGGGATGATTTTAGAGAGCTCGAAAAGAACTTATTGTGAAATTGTTGAAAAGCTTATTGCACAAGGCGCTCAAGGGGTGATTTTAGGCTGTACAGAGATCACTATGCTAATTGGAGATGTGAAGTTCACTATACCAACATTTGATACAACCCATCTTCATGCCCTTAAAGCGGTAGATTTTTCTCTTCAGTAA
- the rluF gene encoding 23S rRNA pseudouridine(2604) synthase RluF — translation MRLNKFISDSGRASRRGADKLIEEGRVRINGRKAKVGDQVERGDKVLVDGAQIHAASAQSYVYIALNKPVGITSTTEKAVKGNIVDFMRYPTRIFHVGRLDKDSEGLILMTDDGDIVNEILRSENKHEKEYIVTVDRPITDEFVEKMSAGVNILGTTTLPCQVKQISSHQFNIILMQGLNRQIRRMAETLGYTVTELKRLRIMNIELGRMPVGEWRYLTKKEKDKLFEDLNYEPKDW, via the coding sequence ATGCGATTAAACAAATTTATTAGTGACTCTGGCCGAGCATCAAGACGTGGTGCGGATAAATTAATAGAAGAAGGGCGAGTAAGAATTAATGGTCGAAAAGCAAAAGTTGGCGACCAAGTTGAGCGGGGCGATAAAGTGCTTGTTGATGGTGCGCAAATCCATGCAGCAAGTGCGCAGAGTTATGTTTATATCGCGCTGAACAAACCCGTAGGTATTACAAGTACGACAGAAAAAGCGGTAAAAGGGAATATCGTGGATTTCATGCGTTATCCAACGCGGATCTTTCATGTGGGGCGTTTAGATAAAGATTCTGAAGGACTTATTTTAATGACCGATGATGGGGATATTGTTAACGAGATTCTTCGCTCTGAAAATAAGCATGAAAAAGAGTATATCGTGACAGTTGATCGTCCTATTACTGATGAGTTTGTCGAAAAAATGTCCGCTGGCGTCAATATTTTGGGGACAACAACCCTTCCTTGCCAAGTTAAACAGATCTCAAGTCATCAGTTTAATATTATTTTGATGCAAGGCTTAAACCGCCAAATTCGCCGTATGGCAGAGACTTTAGGTTATACGGTCACTGAGCTTAAAAGATTACGCATTATGAATATCGAGCTTGGCAGAATGCCGGTTGGTGAATGGCGTTACCTGACGAAAAAAGAGAAAGATAAGCTCTTTGAAGATCTCAATTATGAGCCAAAAGATTGGTAG
- a CDS encoding S66 family peptidase, with amino-acid sequence MKQTQETFKLQSPLPLKKGDKIAITAPSSGVPKSLHTRLDQAIFKLKQRGYEVVEGICLREEYKNQSASSALRAKELMDFLLDPTIKAILPPWGGELAMEILPLLDFEKLKGVPAKWISGYSDLSTLHVSLTTISGWKTLHGPNLMELSPEILDETTQKIWEVLEGSGNSEHHVIEQSSSSFYQETTTNSFAENGGFNLTAKTEWKVLNNLLQQCHFSGVLIGGCLDTLAWLAGTQYADLPKFYQTHQKQGIILYLENVEMPPCTLTRALLSLKMKGWFSNISGILLGRNAAEKVTDPVYLSYEEALHKIFSDLEIPVIYDVDIGHIPPQFSLINGAFAEVLFEAGKGSLLQKIV; translated from the coding sequence ATGAAGCAGACTCAAGAGACGTTTAAGCTTCAATCTCCTTTACCTTTAAAAAAAGGCGATAAAATAGCGATTACAGCGCCATCATCTGGTGTCCCAAAATCCCTTCATACTCGGCTTGATCAAGCGATTTTTAAGCTTAAGCAAAGAGGGTATGAGGTGGTGGAAGGGATTTGTCTTCGTGAAGAATATAAAAATCAAAGTGCTTCATCAGCTTTAAGGGCGAAAGAGTTAATGGATTTTTTATTAGATCCTACGATTAAAGCGATTTTGCCGCCTTGGGGCGGCGAGCTTGCGATGGAGATTTTGCCACTATTAGATTTTGAAAAGCTTAAAGGAGTGCCCGCAAAGTGGATCTCAGGTTACTCAGATTTAAGTACTTTGCATGTGTCTTTAACCACTATTTCAGGCTGGAAAACGCTTCATGGCCCTAATTTAATGGAGTTATCACCAGAGATTTTAGATGAAACAACTCAAAAAATTTGGGAAGTATTGGAAGGTTCTGGTAATTCAGAGCATCACGTAATAGAGCAGAGTTCCTCTAGTTTTTACCAAGAAACAACGACAAATAGTTTTGCAGAGAATGGCGGATTTAATCTAACTGCCAAAACAGAGTGGAAAGTATTGAATAATTTGCTGCAGCAATGCCATTTTAGTGGAGTTCTCATTGGTGGATGTTTAGATACACTTGCTTGGCTTGCCGGCACGCAATATGCCGATCTCCCCAAATTTTATCAAACTCATCAAAAGCAGGGCATCATCCTCTATTTAGAAAATGTAGAGATGCCGCCGTGCACGTTAACAAGAGCGCTACTGAGCTTAAAAATGAAAGGTTGGTTTAGTAATATCTCCGGCATTTTATTAGGCAGAAATGCTGCAGAAAAAGTGACAGATCCTGTGTATTTAAGCTATGAAGAAGCTCTTCATAAGATATTCTCCGATCTTGAGATTCCTGTTATCTATGATGTTGATATCGGGCACATTCCTCCGCAATTTTCGCTTATCAATGGCGCTTTTGCAGAAGTTCTTTTTGAGGCTGGGAAAGGATCACTCTTACAAAAAATAGTGTGA
- a CDS encoding CDP-alcohol phosphatidyltransferase family protein produces MTDKRRPIKSRSNPLMIRLAKSLSQKNITPNQISLFSIVPAFITMLALAFWQVSPQLWVQILLLAVAMIGIQLRLLCNLIDGMVAIEGGKVTPAGELFNEVPDRVSDTFFFIGLGLSLIAPFSSDNSFGLVLGLLASLFAAFTAYIRVLGVSMGAPAFFSGPFAKQHRMALMSASLFATMIGRFFSLTTEFLWIAMIVIIIGSFFTAIRRLLQIYHFKNDENRDNIDL; encoded by the coding sequence ATGACAGATAAAAGACGCCCGATTAAAAGCCGCTCTAACCCATTAATGATTCGGTTGGCTAAATCACTTTCACAAAAAAATATTACCCCCAATCAGATCTCCCTTTTTAGTATCGTGCCGGCATTTATCACGATGCTTGCTTTAGCCTTTTGGCAAGTATCTCCCCAGTTATGGGTGCAGATTCTACTTTTAGCCGTAGCTATGATTGGGATTCAACTCCGCCTTCTTTGTAATCTTATTGATGGCATGGTCGCAATCGAAGGGGGTAAAGTCACGCCAGCTGGCGAGCTCTTTAATGAAGTTCCTGATCGTGTCAGTGATACTTTTTTCTTTATTGGCCTTGGGTTAAGTCTCATTGCCCCCTTTAGCTCTGATAATTCCTTTGGATTAGTATTAGGATTATTAGCCTCTCTCTTTGCCGCATTCACCGCTTATATTCGTGTTTTAGGGGTATCGATGGGAGCTCCAGCATTCTTCTCAGGCCCTTTTGCAAAGCAGCATCGTATGGCGTTAATGAGCGCTTCACTCTTTGCTACTATGATCGGCCGATTCTTCTCACTTACCACAGAGTTTCTCTGGATTGCGATGATCGTGATTATTATCGGCAGTTTCTTCACTGCAATAAGACGACTACTACAGATCTATCATTTTAAAAATGATGAAAATAGAGACAATATTGACTTATAA
- a CDS encoding phosphatidate cytidylyltransferase: MFNIPSHAFTMGLSLMILLIIASIIVFLKVKQNPKKDYQELVLRTRSWWWMIAIILGALFLGAKATTILFAFISFLALKEFYSITPLRTVDRRLVFWAYLAIPIQFYFAYIQWFGMFIIFIPVYMFLFLPFRSVMIGETKGFIRANAVIQWSLMLCVFGFSHIAYLANIDRININAGFSGLILYLLFMTQFNDVSQYVSGKCFGKRKIIPKVSPNKTWGGFLGGFIVTTILSAFLAPYLTILTMEQGIIAGMLIAVSGFVGDVVLSSVKRDLQIKDSGTLIPGHGGILDRVDSLMYSTPIFFHYFYYITGA, encoded by the coding sequence ATGTTTAACATTCCAAGTCACGCCTTCACAATGGGGCTCTCCCTGATGATTCTTTTAATCATCGCAAGCATCATTGTCTTTTTGAAAGTAAAACAAAATCCTAAAAAAGATTATCAAGAACTCGTACTTCGTACTCGCTCTTGGTGGTGGATGATTGCCATTATCTTAGGCGCTCTCTTTTTGGGTGCTAAAGCTACCACTATCCTTTTTGCCTTTATCAGCTTTTTAGCACTTAAAGAGTTCTACTCGATAACGCCCCTTCGCACCGTTGATCGCCGCTTAGTCTTTTGGGCATATCTTGCGATTCCTATTCAGTTTTACTTTGCCTACATTCAGTGGTTTGGCATGTTTATTATCTTTATCCCGGTCTATATGTTTCTCTTTTTACCCTTTAGATCTGTCATGATTGGAGAAACAAAAGGGTTTATACGAGCCAATGCCGTCATTCAATGGAGTTTAATGCTCTGCGTATTTGGTTTTAGTCATATTGCTTATTTAGCCAATATTGATCGCATTAATATCAATGCCGGATTTTCTGGGCTGATTCTCTATCTACTTTTTATGACGCAATTTAATGATGTTAGCCAATATGTCTCTGGGAAATGTTTTGGAAAACGTAAAATTATCCCTAAAGTAAGCCCGAATAAAACTTGGGGCGGATTTCTTGGGGGATTTATAGTCACCACAATTTTATCAGCCTTTTTAGCCCCTTATTTAACGATCTTAACCATGGAGCAAGGCATCATTGCCGGAATGCTCATCGCTGTTTCCGGTTTTGTGGGCGATGTTGTTCTCTCTTCTGTTAAACGTGATCTTCAAATTAAAGATAGTGGCACTTTAATTCCAGGGCATGGCGGCATTTTAGATCGTGTTGATAGCTTAATGTACTCAACCCCTATCTTCTTCCATTACTTCTATTACATTACAGGAGCCTAA
- a CDS encoding lysophospholipid acyltransferase family protein, with protein MNDKPQKKPRIKWIKLLFFALIVKPLVLIGLGLNIINRPKLPKEGAAVIVANHTSHLDTLVLMSLYPLSVINNIRPVAAADYFMKNRYMRWFSTRCIDIIPIDRQVMKAPDQLFAECHQALNNQEILIIFPEGTRSITEERDFKLKRGIHILISKYPDIPVIPVILRGLGKALPKGEALFVPFNSDVIIGDPLAYDENAKTYLQTLENQYHQLLTQALTHPNEF; from the coding sequence ATGAACGATAAGCCTCAAAAAAAACCACGCATTAAGTGGATTAAGCTCCTCTTTTTTGCGCTGATCGTCAAACCGCTAGTCTTAATTGGTTTAGGTTTAAATATTATTAATCGCCCTAAACTTCCTAAAGAGGGGGCGGCAGTTATTGTGGCAAATCATACCAGCCACTTAGACACACTTGTCTTAATGAGCCTTTATCCGCTTTCAGTCATCAATAATATTCGCCCCGTTGCGGCGGCTGATTACTTTATGAAAAATCGTTACATGCGCTGGTTCTCCACGAGATGTATCGATATTATTCCTATTGATAGACAAGTGATGAAAGCACCCGATCAGCTCTTTGCTGAGTGCCATCAAGCGCTGAATAATCAAGAGATCTTAATTATCTTTCCTGAAGGAACAAGATCCATTACTGAAGAGCGGGATTTTAAGCTAAAGCGCGGGATTCATATTCTCATCTCTAAATATCCAGATATTCCTGTGATTCCCGTTATATTAAGAGGATTAGGAAAAGCGCTTCCTAAAGGTGAAGCGCTCTTTGTCCCTTTTAATTCTGATGTGATTATTGGCGATCCTTTAGCGTATGATGAAAATGCTAAAACATACTTACAAACATTAGAAAACCAATACCATCAGCTTTTAACACAAGCATTAACACATCCCAATGAGTTTTAA
- a CDS encoding DUF2145 domain-containing protein, protein MGQIIERCKLLLVVGMALLLGACSTVVAENSCGATELTPIEMQQTFVLGKDLEAALNRLNNDVIILARSGQDLDKYGIRYSHAAFMVKERNNWQVYHLLNECPSSLGGLYQEGLGNFVQPVMANLKLKNSTELTFGYVIPSKQIQAHLKQLLQDPNARKRVFEREYSAVANPYNLVNQNSNGWVLEFYAMAEAKTKGQTTTNREEAQAWLKSQDYQGTELPASILKQRLAAIAVGNVSLKGHDRADRYQGKLLINSGDSVLNYIGKNPQTLKCANLPNSSAAQNASYCHLELR, encoded by the coding sequence ATGGGGCAAATTATTGAAAGATGTAAGTTGTTATTAGTTGTAGGAATGGCATTATTGCTAGGCGCTTGTAGTACAGTGGTGGCAGAAAATAGCTGTGGTGCTACGGAGCTTACCCCGATTGAAATGCAACAAACATTTGTGCTAGGAAAAGATCTCGAAGCAGCGCTTAATCGCCTAAATAATGATGTCATTATTTTAGCAAGAAGTGGACAAGATTTAGATAAATATGGGATTCGTTACTCTCATGCTGCATTTATGGTAAAAGAGCGTAATAACTGGCAAGTTTACCATCTTTTGAATGAATGTCCTTCTAGTTTAGGCGGATTATATCAAGAAGGTTTAGGGAATTTTGTACAACCCGTAATGGCTAATCTTAAGCTTAAAAATAGCACTGAGCTTACTTTTGGGTATGTCATTCCTTCAAAGCAAATCCAAGCTCATTTAAAGCAATTACTTCAAGATCCTAATGCAAGAAAGCGGGTTTTTGAGCGTGAATATAGCGCTGTCGCCAATCCTTATAATCTTGTTAATCAAAATAGTAATGGCTGGGTTTTAGAGTTTTATGCGATGGCAGAAGCAAAAACAAAAGGACAAACGACTACTAATCGTGAAGAGGCGCAAGCATGGCTTAAATCACAAGATTATCAAGGTACTGAATTACCAGCTTCGATCTTAAAACAGCGTTTAGCAGCAATAGCCGTTGGTAATGTCTCTTTAAAAGGGCATGACAGAGCAGATCGTTATCAAGGCAAGTTGTTGATTAATAGCGGTGATTCGGTATTAAATTATATTGGTAAAAATCCACAAACATTGAAATGTGCCAATTTACCAAATAGTAGTGCGGCGCAAAATGCTAGTTATTGTCATCTAGAACTACGTTAA
- a CDS encoding endonuclease/exonuclease/phosphatase family protein, whose product MAQKNHLFRFASHKNNRETLYGETRLDRYYPFSKDNRLTVMVWNIYKQQKLNWLSILKEYGKDRDLILLQEAKASDELVKFSKEHFLVGDQVPAIEITKDAYGVMTLASSYPVYSRPFRTVEPFLRLAKSALITIYPLYDKRLLMVVNIHSVNFSLGVKIYREQIQSISEHVMNHNGPVIFAGDFNTWSRKRLHLLYLFTRRMGLKPVSFDNDCRKSFLNSPLDFVFYRGLILEKSEVLQTDASDHNPLLVNFRVR is encoded by the coding sequence ATGGCACAGAAAAATCATCTCTTTCGCTTTGCTTCCCACAAAAACAATCGCGAAACACTTTATGGTGAAACAAGGCTTGATCGCTATTATCCTTTCTCAAAGGATAATCGTTTAACGGTGATGGTCTGGAATATCTATAAGCAGCAAAAACTCAATTGGCTCTCAATTCTTAAAGAGTATGGGAAAGATCGTGATCTCATCTTATTACAAGAAGCCAAAGCCTCTGATGAGCTTGTAAAATTCTCTAAAGAGCATTTTTTAGTCGGCGATCAGGTCCCGGCAATTGAGATTACTAAAGATGCCTATGGCGTCATGACGCTTGCTTCTAGCTACCCTGTCTACTCAAGACCTTTTCGGACAGTCGAGCCCTTTCTTCGCCTTGCAAAATCAGCGCTTATCACAATTTATCCCCTTTATGATAAGCGCTTACTGATGGTCGTCAATATTCACTCTGTGAACTTTAGTTTAGGTGTGAAGATCTACCGAGAGCAGATTCAATCAATTTCTGAACATGTCATGAACCACAATGGGCCTGTGATTTTTGCCGGAGATTTTAATACTTGGAGCCGAAAACGCTTACATCTTCTCTATCTTTTTACCCGCAGAATGGGGCTAAAGCCAGTAAGCTTTGATAATGATTGCCGTAAATCCTTCCTCAACTCACCCCTTGATTTTGTCTTTTATCGTGGGTTGATTTTAGAAAAGAGCGAAGTACTACAAACCGATGCTTCAGATCATAATCCATTATTAGTAAATTTTAGAGTTCGGTAA